ATAGGGTACGATCTGTTGTACCTTGAGGAATACCACCACTAGGTGTAGGAGCAAGTAGAGGAGTTGTCCATGATGATGACCAGACCCCTTGATAACCAAAGTGGTCAGAGACGGGGATGTCACCTGCAGTAAAATTAGTTTTTGTTGGGGCGGTATTATTGGAAGTAAAGGTAGCAACAGGAATAGACAGGGAGCTTAACAATAAAGGATTATCATAAAGATCAGTATCATTATCTGATACTAATGCGAGAGAGCCCTCTAAAGTAATAGTTTTGGTCCCCGAATTTACATTAGCTACAGACCAGTTAGGATTGAGGTAGGAAATAACATCAAATCCTAAATTTTTAATGGTAAAATCTATAGGGTCTGGCGCGTTTGTGATAGTTGTGGGTGTTGTCAATAGGCCAACAGTTCCTCCCGACCCTACCGTCAATCTTCCCGTGTCTGCTGTCAAGCCTAATACATTAAGAGTCGCGTTATTGGTAACAACGAGCTGACCATTGCCTACTATAGCATGTCCAAATAATGAGGATGTAGAGTTAGCAGGATTGAGTTTTTCTGATAAAGTCAGGGTATGCGCGGAAAATACCACAGATCCCGAAAATTCCGCGGTATTTATGCTGATAATATCTGCTGCAGGTTTAGTAGTGAAATTTGTATTTCCCGTATTGACAATGGGATCATAAAATAAGATCTTTGAACATCCTGATGCACTAATGGCAGCAATTTTTGCGTTGCCTTCGAGTTGAATAGCGTTACGCACTCCTGGGCGAGAATCAATCATATTGCCGAGGAAAGTCATGTTTCCTCCGCCAGAAGTTATCGTTAAGATAGAACCCGCTGGGTCTGTTTTATGCCCGACGTCTGATCCTGTATAGATAGCTCCGCCTTTTTTCGCGCGGTTATTATAAAAAGTTGTCTCTCCCGCAGCATGTATTGTGAGATCTTTTGCACATATAGCTCCGCCATTTTCTTTAGCGGAGTTTTTAACAAAAGTCATATTAGAGATTGTGTTTAGGTTGCAGACTGTGGCGTAAATAGCCCCACCACTTTTTTCTGCAAGGTTATAACTAAACACTACGGGAGCAGTGTTGTTGTCAAACATCACTGTTTTTGTAGGGGAGCAAAGTGCTCCTCCAGAACCAGCGGCTATTACAACATCAGGATTTGGGGTAACGGTTCCTAAACCATCAGCAGCGGTGTTTCCTGAGAAGGTAATAGGCCCTGTATTTCTTGCAAAAGTAATAGTACCATCATAGATAGCTCCGCCTGCGCAAGTCGCAAAGTTTTGCGAAAAGGTAATAGCTGCTGAGTTATTGCTAATATTACATGTCGTAGTAGGCTGGTTGACAATAGCCGAGCCGAAGTTCGCAGAGTTCCTATCAAAGGTAATTTGCTTACTGTTGTTTGTAATATCTAGCTGAACATCTGTATGGAAAATAGAGCCGAAGAAGCAATTAACAGTAGTAGTGGTAGGAGGAGGTGTACTGTTATTAGTAACGGGAGAGAATATAGTTTTGTTATTTGAAAATATCAAATTACGACAATTTGTTACTGAGGTGTTTTTCCCAGAAATTAGTCCGTTTTTACCTGTGGAGATATTTTCATCAAGGATTAGCTTTGATAGTCCTGTGAGAGTTAGCTTGTCGGTAGCTGAGATTAACGCCATCCCATCTTTTATAGGAGCGTAGCATCTAGAAAAAGCTAGATTGTGTTTCTGTCCCAGTATTGAGAAGTTCGTGGAGGAACCTAGGAAAGACGAAGCAAACTGTGCGCCGTGGACATCGTTAAAGGTAAGGTTAGATGTAAGAAAGAAATCTTCACCTACATTGAAAAAAGGCAATACTGCTTTAGAATGGTTTAATGGTTGTTGGGCATAAACCAATCCTGAGCTGCATAGGCAAGCCAAAAAACAAAAAGAAGAAGATTTTAAAGAAAGAGGCATGCCTCAACCCTGTCGTTAATAGTATTTAGAATCGAAATTTACTTCCTAAATTTATATTGTAGTTGCGCGAAGATTTACGAAGTTCGCAACTACCATGGCTAAAGATTTCTATATTATTGTTTACAGCTGTATGGGAAGATCCCTGAATAAGTAGAGCATGTCTATCTAAGTTTGTTGCTGTTGTATTCCAAGAAACTCCATTTGCCAGTAGTAATGTTTTACAGCCTGGATTTCTGCGATATACATCAGGGACATAAGATAGCGATAGACTATAAAAATCAGGATGGTTGTGAGACCGTCTGTCAATTTTAAATCCACATGGTACAGACACATTTATTAAGCGTGTTGAACAGAAGAATCGTGCTTCTGCAAGTTTTTCTTTAAATGTGCCGTGCTCAGCATAGCCAACCTGGCCGTTCACAAAAGGAACGATTTGATTTAGGTGTAATTGTCGAGATTGTAAAACAATGGGAAGGCTTCCGCCTATCTCTCCTAACCAACAATTGTTAACCCAGCTACCGTCTTCTTCAGGGGAGAAGGTATAGCGGGTTTTCATATCTTCATTAGTATGGCTGTAGCTTGCTCTAGCTGAAAATGATGTGAAGATAGTGTTGCTAATAGGATGTTTTATTGAGAGATAACCAGTACCGATTATCGCTTTTGATTTTGCTGTGGAGATTACATAATCCTTAGATTTCCCAAATAGTTGGGCGAAGGCTACTCCAATTACAGAATCAGAAATTGTTTGTGAATTTGCACCTAGAACATAGCCGTTACTAATACGACGGAAACCATGAGCGTTAGCGCCGCGATCATGATGGAAGATATTTGAGATACCAGCTACCCAGAATCCCTTACCATATCCAAAACCATCACAGCTTGTCGTAGCAAGTTCATTTATAGATCGGAGATCTATAAATGTCCCCCACAAACTGTTTGGAACTAAAGAGGCATGTCGCTCAGGACTAGGGGTGAACCCTCTTTTATTCCAAACAGCTTTTAGGGTTTTCTTCTTCTTATCAGTAGAATCTTCCAAAGAAAGTGTCCACGAACCTTGATAACCATATTTAGGATCTACATCTCCTCGAGGTGTGAGATTAAGATCGGTAGTAGTTACTTTACTTGCTGTTTCAGCAGCTAAAACAAGCGGAGTAATGGTAACGGTATTTTGGTTAAACAAAGCGTGGTTTTCGTAGGCGTGCCCGGTTGCATCATCTAAAGAGATGGAACCACTTGCAGTGACATCTCCCGCGGCATTCTTCGCTTCAATGGTTGCCCCCGTACCAGTTGTTGTAAAGGAGGCGATGTTCAGGTGCAGATTTGTAATCACAACTTTACCGTCAGCATTAGCAGCTGTTGCGTTGTGAGAGTGTTGTAAGATTTCAAGAGTTGTTCCATTGTCCATTAAAAGAACAGAGTCTTGATCTTGAGTAAAAGATGTAACAGCTAGTTTTGCATTGTTTGCCAAAACGAGCTTTCCTCCGGAGAGGTTAACCTTTTGATAAATAGTAGAAGTTAAGTTGTCAGCTTGTGTTGTATCAACAACGTCTAATCCCGAAAAAACTACAGAACCTATGTAGTTAGTAAAGGGGGCTGTGGAACCTCTTTTAGGGTTAATCTCCAATAGTTGAGTATTAGCAGCGGTTGGAGGTTTGCCAACAATAGGATCATAGAAAAACAGACTGTGATCACCAGAAGCTGATAGAGAGGTAATCAAAGCTGAAGCTGAAAGTGAAATCGAGTTTCTTATATTAGCTGGAGTTGCAGTTCCGTTATTTTGGAGATTTTGATAGAAAACCATATCTCCGTAATCAGCAGAAAGCTTTAAAGATCCATTATCAGATACGCTGATCGCCCCTCCGGAAGCAGCTCTATTATCTCGGAACATCGTAGGTCCGCAAGATTCAATAGTAACCTTTTCTCCGAAAACAGCTCCGCCAGCGGTTGCTGCGACGTTATTTGCGAATAGGGCTTCAGTTTGATTTGTTATGACTATCCCGGTGTAATCATCTGGACTAGGAGCAGGATTAGGAGGAGTTGCAGCAGTCCCAGCCCTTTTTGAAAAAATGGCTCCGCCTTGCCCTTCAGGATTGGCGTTAGCAGTAGCGTCAGTAGATGCTGGAGATGCAAAGTTATTTTGCATTAACAATTTTCTATTATTAGAAAATGTTACGTTTCCTTCGCAATAAATGGCGCCACCTGATCGTGCAACGTTTGCATCAAATTGTATGGAGCCGTTTTTTGAAAGCGTTATATTGGCAGTTTGCTGACCTGTAGTCGCTGTATCTGCAGAATGTATAGCACCACCATGCTTCTCTGCAGAGTTAGATCTAAAGAGTAGTGAAGGACAGTTCGTGATAGATACACTGTGTGATGAGCCTATAGCTCCTCCACCTGCCGCTACGTTACCGGTAAATAGCGCATTCTTTTTTACGCCGTTAATATTTACATGTTTTGCCCAAAGGGCTCCACCGTTGTTATCTGCGCGGTTATTTTGGCATAGCAAATTTTGAAAATCTGCAATGAATAAAGGGGCGGCTACATAGACACCGCCGCCTTTTGGTGATACAGCAGTGCTGCCTGTGGCAGCCTGAGCGCTAAGAACTACGCAGTTAAGAAGAGAAAGGGTATCTAGTCCCACGAGAGAGTAGGGGCTATTAGCTTGAGTGGCATCTGGAGGTGTAGAGCTAAGAGCAGCACCATTTACAGATGTGCGCAGATTGGTAAATGTTAACTTGTGGCCACGTCCTACGATTGTCATAGGACCTACAGAGTTAGAAAAGCAGCTTAAGGGGGTTGCAGCCATGGAGTTGTCAATGTTTAAAACATTTAAATCTCCAATTAAAATGGCTGTTGTTCCTTCAGGATTTGATGTAATCGTATAAGGAAATGTTTCTCTAAGATTTCCGTTGTAAGTTCCACTAGGTACGAAAATGTTTAAAGCGAATGCTTGATACGAGCAGGGCAGAGTTAGCGTTGTGGAGATAAGGAGCTTACGAAGAGACGCTTTCATTGACTCAGGAGATGCAACAAGATTTGTTTTTCTAAATAAACAAAAGGTATTAAAAGATCAATAAGATAGAAAAGAGCGGGACCCAATCTATTATTAATAAGAGTTTTAGGTTGGCTTGGCTGAGAGGGAAGATTAATAATTCTTAATGATTTGAGTGAAGGACTGTATTGTGTGATTAAGAAGGAATTTTACTTCAGAGAAAATATTGCCTAGGAATACCTCAGGAAGGGTATATGCTAATGTCTAAAGATAGGAAAGTGTAAGGAGAGGGGGCTCTCCTTACTTAAAGAGTTATAAAAAATTTAGAAAGAAAGTTTTGCTCCGCCTAGGATGTAGTGACTGCGTGTTGTTGAAGAGAAATCACATTGATAATCTAGGTTAATATGGAAAAACTTTAATAGTTGGGTTTCATTTTTTAGATGTAAGGAAGCGTTGTGGTGGCAGACGCTCGTAGGTTGAGAAACCCAGTATTTTTTATCAGCGACAAATAGTGTCCCTATTGAAGGGTCCTTACGGGCAATTGTCGGTTTATAGGAGACTTCTATTTCCCATAGTGATGGGCAACATCCACGGAATGCTAGCTTGTTGTAAATCCCGAAAGGTAGGGAAAGATCAGAGAGAACAGCATCTCCAGTTTCGTAAACGCGAGGGCGAACTCCTTCTTCTTCGAATCCATTTTGTTGAGCTACACTCATTACATAGCCGATAAATGGCATGATAGTCAGTCTGTCGTTAGTTTTTGCTTTTATAGGGAAGTAAAAATATAGAGAACTAATTGCAGATCCCCCGTTAAAAGAACCGTAGCATGCTCCTAAGAGGCCTTGCTGTGTACTATTAAAATCGGTTACTCCTACAGTTAAAGTATTTCTGTTTACAACGATCAGTCTACCATCAAATCCGTGGCCTTCTAAGTGGCTGGATAACGATAGATATTGTGTTTCGCTTTCGTTATGTCCTTGTTTTTCCTTAGCATTTGCTAATTGGCTAGCAACAACAAGACCGAATTTATATTTTGAAGGACGTCCTATATACAATCCTGTATACAATCCTGTGCTATCCATATGGAAGCCATTCTGACCTTCTAGATTTTTTTGACATAAGCAAAGTCCTAAAAGTCCTGCTTCTATATCAAAATAAAACTCATCTTTTAAAGTTTGTGAATAGGATCTAGCTGTGAGCTGCGCTAATCGTGAAGCATAGATAGATTGCCAATAGGCATTGGCAATAAACTGTCCTCTAGCGTCCATTTGTGTTGATAGATTTTCAGTTTCAGAAGCTTGTTTTTCGGTAGTTTCTTCAGCGTGTAAATTGCAAAGCAAAGTTAGACAAAAACTTAGGGAAGTTATAAAGTATTTTATTAATTTCGATCTCACGTTATTCTCTCGGGGATTTATGTAGATTTGAAATGTCAAATCCTCATCGTATCTCAATTATCACGTAGTAGATACGTGAGGATTTTTTCTAAGCAGTCTACAGATAATCGAACATTTTTGGAATATATAGATTATATTTTCTTTGTGTTTTAGCGATTTGCTATTTGTATATTTTTGAACTCTCGAGTGTTTTTCTTACAGTTGGGTTAGTTTTTCGTTTTGATGTTTTATGTGAACTTCCATTCAAAAAGTAGATGAATAAAGATGTATTTTTGAAGATTGGGAAAGATATTTAGAGAAGTTCAGAAGAACTTTATGTAAAAGTTCTTCTGAATCTTTAAGGGTAAGTAGAATTAAAATAAGAACTGACTGCCGATATCCGCACTGTAGTATTGCGAAGATTTGCGTATTTCCACGCAACATTTTGAAAATAGGTTGATATTCTCTAATACTTCTCCGTGTGCGGAGAGCTGTAGAGTAAGTGCTTGTCTTGATAAATTTGTTCCTTGTGTTTCCCAAGTTGCAAATGGGTCGTAGCTAGCAACAACTGTACAACTAGGATTTTGACGTAAGAGATCCGATATGAAAGAAATCGATGCTGAGTAAAAACAGGGAAAGTAAGAGGGGTGTCCTTCTAGACGTATACCCATGGGAAGGGAAAGGTTGGCAAGCTGGCTGCTGGTAATGGTGTGGTATTTTTCACCTTCTTCTTTAAATTTCCTTTGGTAAGCATAGACACCTTGGAGATTTATGAATGGGAAGATGTTATGAAGAATATTGTGTTCTTCGTGGATATCAAAAGCTAGGGAAGAACTCGCTTCAAAACCCACACAATGGGTATTCCAATATCCATGTGTGATTTCTGAAGATTTTCGAGTTACGGTTAGGGTGTTTCTGCTACGTCTGTATGTTGCTTGGGCACTAAAAATAATAGGAAGATCTTTAGAAATTTTAGAGAGACATTCTGGAGAGAAAAATAGGTTTCCTATTGACCAGTTGATAAAAGGAAGAACAGGAGTTGTATGTTGGAAATACACAGATCCTGCAAAAATCTTTTCACGATTTTTTGCTAAAGAAGCATCTTTAGACATTCCACGTAGATGGAAGAATCCTAAATTGAAAACATTTTTAGAAGGGGTTTGTTGAGAGATTCCTATAGCATAGCCGTTACTTGTATGACGGAATCCGCGACTATCTTTGTGATGATCCTT
This window of the Chlamydia sp. BM-2023 genome carries:
- a CDS encoding polymorphic outer membrane protein middle domain-containing protein, producing the protein MKASLRKLLISTTLTLPCSYQAFALNIFVPSGTYNGNLRETFPYTITSNPEGTTAILIGDLNVLNIDNSMAATPLSCFSNSVGPMTIVGRGHKLTFTNLRTSVNGAALSSTPPDATQANSPYSLVGLDTLSLLNCVVLSAQAATGSTAVSPKGGGVYVAAPLFIADFQNLLCQNNRADNNGGALWAKHVNINGVKKNALFTGNVAAGGGAIGSSHSVSITNCPSLLFRSNSAEKHGGAIHSADTATTGQQTANITLSKNGSIQFDANVARSGGAIYCEGNVTFSNNRKLLMQNNFASPASTDATANANPEGQGGAIFSKRAGTAATPPNPAPSPDDYTGIVITNQTEALFANNVAATAGGAVFGEKVTIESCGPTMFRDNRAASGGAISVSDNGSLKLSADYGDMVFYQNLQNNGTATPANIRNSISLSASALITSLSASGDHSLFFYDPIVGKPPTAANTQLLEINPKRGSTAPFTNYIGSVVFSGLDVVDTTQADNLTSTIYQKVNLSGGKLVLANNAKLAVTSFTQDQDSVLLMDNGTTLEILQHSHNATAANADGKVVITNLHLNIASFTTTGTGATIEAKNAAGDVTASGSISLDDATGHAYENHALFNQNTVTITPLVLAAETASKVTTTDLNLTPRGDVDPKYGYQGSWTLSLEDSTDKKKKTLKAVWNKRGFTPSPERHASLVPNSLWGTFIDLRSINELATTSCDGFGYGKGFWVAGISNIFHHDRGANAHGFRRISNGYVLGANSQTISDSVIGVAFAQLFGKSKDYVISTAKSKAIIGTGYLSIKHPISNTIFTSFSARASYSHTNEDMKTRYTFSPEEDGSWVNNCWLGEIGGSLPIVLQSRQLHLNQIVPFVNGQVGYAEHGTFKEKLAEARFFCSTRLINVSVPCGFKIDRRSHNHPDFYSLSLSYVPDVYRRNPGCKTLLLANGVSWNTTATNLDRHALLIQGSSHTAVNNNIEIFSHGSCELRKSSRNYNINLGSKFRF
- a CDS encoding autotransporter outer membrane beta-barrel domain-containing protein; translated protein: MLCNLHAEETTEKQASETENLSTQMDARGQFIANAYWQSIYASRLAQLTARSYSQTLKDEFYFDIEAGLLGLCLCQKNLEGQNGFHMDSTGLYTGLYIGRPSKYKFGLVVASQLANAKEKQGHNESETQYLSLSSHLEGHGFDGRLIVVNRNTLTVGVTDFNSTQQGLLGACYGSFNGGSAISSLYFYFPIKAKTNDRLTIMPFIGYVMSVAQQNGFEEEGVRPRVYETGDAVLSDLSLPFGIYNKLAFRGCCPSLWEIEVSYKPTIARKDPSIGTLFVADKKYWVSQPTSVCHHNASLHLKNETQLLKFFHINLDYQCDFSSTTRSHYILGGAKLSF
- a CDS encoding autotransporter domain-containing protein yields the protein MPLSLKSSSFCFLACLCSSGLVYAQQPLNHSKAVLPFFNVGEDFFLTSNLTFNDVHGAQFASSFLGSSTNFSILGQKHNLAFSRCYAPIKDGMALISATDKLTLTGLSKLILDENISTGKNGLISGKNTSVTNCRNLIFSNNKTIFSPVTNNSTPPPTTTTVNCFFGSIFHTDVQLDITNNSKQITFDRNSANFGSAIVNQPTTTCNISNNSAAITFSQNFATCAGGAIYDGTITFARNTGPITFSGNTAADGLGTVTPNPDVVIAAGSGGALCSPTKTVMFDNNTAPVVFSYNLAEKSGGAIYATVCNLNTISNMTFVKNSAKENGGAICAKDLTIHAAGETTFYNNRAKKGGAIYTGSDVGHKTDPAGSILTITSGGGNMTFLGNMIDSRPGVRNAIQLEGNAKIAAISASGCSKILFYDPIVNTGNTNFTTKPAADIISINTAEFSGSVVFSAHTLTLSEKLNPANSTSSLFGHAIVGNGQLVVTNNATLNVLGLTADTGRLTVGSGGTVGLLTTPTTITNAPDPIDFTIKNLGFDVISYLNPNWSVANVNSGTKTITLEGSLALVSDNDTDLYDNPLLLSSLSIPVATFTSNNTAPTKTNFTAGDIPVSDHFGYQGVWSSSWTTPLLAPTPSGGIPQGTTDRTLYVAWRPNPTYRAPYILDPSRRGDLVSNTLWTSFLATQAFSDALTENRLCEHEGLVISAKALGNYIQHRSRGQYDGFAGRYGGYQATIGIHYPDDASLGLAFGQLYGQVKSRRYDAKSTEQMTLVGLFGGFPLATQNNEIKISWEATYGYTVNRMKTKYPQPHLQPTRKSKGNWHNNTYYASLSVDHPFLTWCKLTRSIADNFELNGFISAEFMGGWQNAFTEKGDLARSFSRGRGHNISLPIGFSTELHTPFKKAPSTITLKLAYKPDVYRVNPHNIMTIMTNKESFSVEGARLARNGFYLQMHDSLELSDRTTGYFDYVFDSKRALANHRIATGLQSKF